ACCTTGGACAAACAAATTCAGCCGAGGAAGATTGCGCACTTTAAGAGCCTGCTCATTTACTTTCAAACGACCGTTTTGCGCTTCAAACCAAAATATTTCAGGTCGATAGATTCCAGCAGTAAGCGACGGTGTAGAAACCTCTGCTTCGGGCCGTTCAAAAGTAGCCGTATCCGCAATATCATCTCCGGTAAAAACAGAAAGCATTTTTATATAAGCCTGCTTCGAAGCAAGCAACTCTGTATGTTTTTGAGTAGTATTCAATTGTTCCACCTTTACTGCATCCAGATCAGCTGAATTAGCAATGCCATTATCTACATAAGCAGATACCTGTCGAAAAGTCCTTCCTAACTGCTCTTGTAGCAGTTTGTTTTGCTTCAATTGTTCATCTAGCATTAAAACGCCAAAAAACAGATCATTAACCCGCTCCGTAAGTGCGTACATATCTACATTCAGTTTTTCTCTATCCACATCAGAATTTGTTTTCACTAATTCCTTTTGTGTGCGAATATTACCTCCATCCCAAATGTTCTGTTGCATTTCCAGCACCACTTGATATTGATCTTTTGCAAGAGATTTTATAGATACTCCGGGAATTTGCACTCCTAGTTTTGTTACAGCACTTTGATATGTCGCTTTACCGGAAAGTGAGAACTGAGGTAGATTCCCTTTAGAGGCATTACTCAGATTATATTCTTTTGTTCTTTCAATCAATCCATACTGCCTCACCAATGGATAATTCTCACGCGTTTTCTTTTGGCACGCATCAAGAGTTACCTGAGCCCGTATTGGAATGATTATTGTCACAAATAGAATTCCCAACATGATTCGTTTCATAACTTTGTCATTTTATTATTGAATAGTAATCTAATTCGTCTGCAAAGATAGAGCTTTTAGAAAACCAAGAAGGATCTAAAAGTTTTCATTTATGCTCTATTAGTTCGAGAAAACAATAAAAGAATAGCATGAATACAATAAATTATACCCTTTTATTTATAAGTAACAACCTTTTTCCCTCTTATGATCAACAGAACACAAAAAAAATAGATAAGTTTGCTGCTAGTAATTATCAAGAATAAAGTATGGCAAATATTAAAGAACCAATAGAGCTGACTTTAAAGCGAGTTAATGACTATAGAATAGTAGCTAAATCTGAATACAGGTTTATCACAACAGATTTTGCTATCGTCGACAGTTTCAAACAATTAGACAGCTCGCTATTTGGCATCAAACGCCCATACAGAATGAAAGAAGGTAGAATTATCTATGTGACTAGTGGCTGGATGCATGCCTCTATTAATTTAATAGAGCATAATTTTCATTCAGGTGATGTAGCTATTTTTTCACCAGATTCCATTGTAGAGATAATAGAATACAACGATGATTTTGACATGAAAGCAATTGTCATTGGAAAAGATTTTATACAATACACCAAAGTAAATGATACATTGGAGCATTACATCACTCCAAGACAGAATGTCAAGGTTGTGCTTAACCCAAAAGAGCAAGAACAAATAGAAGCATATTTTTCATTGATATGGAGCACTGTACATGAAAGTCTTTTTAGAAGAGAAGTAGTGCAAAACCTTACCAGTGCACTTCTTTTCAATATCAGCTATATTCGCAAAAATAACATGAGAAACCTTCAAACCCAATTGTCTCACCAAGAAGAACTCTTCCATCGTTTTATTGCGTTAGTCAACAAATTTAGTAGCACCGAGCGAAACGTCTCTTTCTATGCCGACAGATTATATCTTACCCCACGCTACCTAAATACAGTGATCAAACAAACAAGTCATCAAACAGTCATGGAATGGATTAACCAATCCACTATAATGGAAGCAAAAATATTATTAAAACATAGCAATTTATTGGTCTATGAAATCTCAGACCGACTAAACTTCGCTAATCCATCTTTTTTCTGCAAATTCTTTAAAAAGATGACAGGTATAACACCTTTAACTTATCAACGAGAGAAATAGCAAGAAGCCTTCGAACACGCTAGTCCGAAGGCCTACAAACAAAACAAACAAATAAAAAAACCGTGATTCGCATCATGAGTATCTTTTCTCTATTCCTCTTGAACACAACGTATCGGAGCACCACCTGAACGAATACCATCAAGATTCATTGGCTGAACACGCTCTTCAGTAAAATTTAAAACCATTGCATGTCTATCATTAGAATTATATGAAGAAGATGTCCAATAATAACCTATAGTCCCTATTCCCACTAGAACTGCATTAGAAAGAGTACGACAACCTACTGATGGCCAATAAAAAGTTGTTCCTGAAGTTGTTCCATCATTATAAAAGTTCCATCCTTTATCGTATGAACCTGATACAAGAAAATCATTTGTAGCAGATGCATTTATACCTGTAACAGTAAATTCTGTATAACCATCTGCTCTGGTAACCATCCATCCGGGAGGACAAGGGTCATAAATAGATTTGCTACCTGTTTCCTCATTAGGTGTTTTATCTGATAAATTGGGATTTCCCCACAGATTATCTCGTTGTTCTGAACGATTGACAGCATGAATCCAATCATTAATAGTTTCCTCTGATTTTATAAAATGTGTTGGGTGCTTTATTGCATAGGAAATACTTCCGGAAGCATCAGAGGCAACATCTGAAGGCAGCTTTGCTTCTGCATCAGCAGCACTCCCATCAAACCATTCATAGCCCGAAGCATTCGTCGTTGTTATGCGAACACTTCCATAACTCGTGGTAGTAGTCCAGTCTGTAGCTCCCACAAAGGGATCTTTACGCCCCCATTGATAGTACAACCCCAATTCCCCGGGTACTCCCGAAGTAGTATAATTTGCAGCAGTCGCAGTAGTTCCCAAATTATACTTCATCATCTTAAATGAGCGCGAAGGTATAGAGTTATAACCCGGATAGGTTGATGTATCAATGGTACGTGTTCTGTAAGTATCATAGGTATTTGCATCATACACATTCGGAGCATAATCTGTTTTCCAAATATGCCAGCTCCAGAGAAGTATACCGTTAGCATCCTTTACACCTATTAAAGCATTACCATTGGTAGTATTGTTGGCTGTTTTAAAAAATAAATAAGTATTATTTATTAATTTTAGGCTTCCATCTTCAATAACATCGCCTTTATTACCTGTTTCCCAAATAACAAAAGCTGAAGCCGGAGCCAAAGTAGTCGGTACAATAGCGGGAGCTTCTTGCGTAAAAGCAGTTCCATAATCTATTCCTGAAATAGTAGCAGCCGGCGTTGTTTTACCATTTCCCATTACAGTTGCATTAAATTGGTAAGTCTGAGCAGCCTGATTAACAATATAACAGTTAGCCGTAGCTGCCTGCCCATAATTATCCAAGGAAAGATTTTTTGGAAATGAAATCCGGGCATCCGATTCATTCAACCCTTTAATAGTCATGGATATTGCATAAGAAGTATTACGGTTCAGATTGAAATCTGTGGTGAGGTTATTGCCCGGATAAAAGCGATAAGTTGCATATTCCACTCTTCCATTGCTAAAAGTGTAAATACCTTCCACTTCAATATAAGTACTATATGCAGGTGCATTAATTTTAGTCTTATTTTCTTGAGCCTCAATGGAAGCAACAGTACCTTTTAAATTCTCCGGAACATACCATGTGATGACATTACCCGAAGTATAAGAAGATTCAGTTGCATAGTCAATATATTTATCCGCATCAGCAGGTGCATTGCCAGGATAAACACCTGTAGGATTTTCTAATTGAGTAACATTTGCTACTGAATAAAGACGAACAGACTGTATAGAAAAAGCATCACTCGTATTTTGAAGATTTACTGTGCAGCTAAAAGTTATCTTAGCTGCCAAACGAATTAAAGAGATCGTATATAAACCGGGCATGGCTGTACCGGTATAACTACCTACCATAGGCAAATCCGATCCCGTAACCACAGAAGACTCTGTAGCCATATCATAAAGAGAGTTTTGAAATTCCTGCAAAGTAGTAGTATTAGCTGCGTATCGGTCTCTTATATCTCCAAGATTAGCTACCACGTAGATCGTCTGCATGCTTGAACTTTCGCTCAGGGAGGTTATAAGTTCCATACTAGGCAGTGGATCGTAATATTCATCTTTAATCAATTTGGAAGTAGACTCAGTTCCATCAAATTGAAAAACACAAACTTCATGTACAAGAGATTCATCCACACCTGTAGATCCTTTTGTATCAGGAGTTTTATCAAAGAACTGCCCTCCCATACTAACAGCTAATGCAGTGCCTTGCTCATCCGAAACATTTGCTCTCGAAAATGCAGAAGATTTCATCATTACCGGCTTCAGGGTAAAATGCATCTCCACACTTTTCCCCTTTCCGATAATCTTTTGCCAATCATCTCCACTGCATGATAAAAGTAACACAAGCGTTAAACTTATTGCAAGGGCTTTATTTAATCTATTTTTATTTAATATCATAACATTCTTTGACTTCAACTTATTTTGCTATTCTTTAACACAACGGACAGCATAACCATAACTTCGACGAGTCGTACCAGAAGCAAAAGAAGCCTTATCCATAAAGACACAATAACTTCTAAAAGAACGACTTAAAGTAGCAGTCAAGTAACCTCCTCCGTGGATTAAATCAGATAATGCACCAGTATACGTGCGTCCTCCTGTAAACGGATAGAAGGCAATATTAACCTCATTTTTCGTAAAAGAAAAACCATAAGATTCATATGTAGCCCCATAGTTATAAGGATCATAAGAATAGAACGCTTCACTAGACACTACAAGCAAATATGTCCAAGGAGTATAATATATTGCTCCACCACTCATATAAGTAAGTGGGACACGCCACCCCTGAGGACAAGGATCATAGACCGTTTTCTTACCTTCTTGAGTATTCCATAAATACCGATAATCACTCTCCAACCAATTGAATAAATTACTGATATATGTAATTGGATGCCGGACAGATTGTGTTAGTCCTAAAGTGTTAGAAACCTGAACACTTGTAACTTCTCCATAAAGAGTCGGTTCCGTCTCTGTCCAATCGCTACTATTTGGAAAAGGGTCTTTACGCCCCCATTGATATAATAATCCAACGGTTCCTATATCTCCTTTTAGATTAGAAGTAGCCCCCAGATTCCTATCCATAAACACATAATCACGAAACTCATTCGTTATCAAATCAGTAGCTCCTGTATTCGGATCATAATCCGTTACCCAAATATGCCAGGACCACAGTATAGAATCTGAACTATTTTTGATAGCAATAACAGCGTTACCGCCACTATTCTCGGCAAGGCTATTGGCAGTCACTGTAAAATAACCAGCCGGTCCTGTGCCGGTACTGTTGCTAAGAGTGACTAAACCGGAAACACTCTCCCACAACACACTGGTCTTCCAATTCGTGGTAGAAGAGATCTGTGTATAAGTGCCATTAGCACTTAATGTAGCATCATCTATCGCAAGGGTACTTTCATTTGCCCGAGATACAGGAATATCAACCGAACTTCCGGCAGGAAGCATATAACAATTAGAAGTTGGCAGACCTAATTCAGTATCCAGACTGACAGGATTATTCCAAGTACCCTGCGAAACTAAATTTAAAACAATCTGATCTCCATATAATTTCAACAAATAGATATACTCCTTCCCTTTTTCATAGACAATATCCGGAACGGCAACTGTCATTGTACGAGCGGTAGAATGGCCATTGAAATGCGCTGTTAGCGTTAATTGGAGCGAGCCGGCACTCTTGGGCAATACAATTGCAGAAGCCGATGCTTTCCATGCGTCAATAGCATCCGCAGTAAAATCCGAAGTAGTGAGAGTTAAGACTCCATTTTTTTCTGTGTTGACGGGTAAATCAGAAGCTATAGTTGCCCCTACCATCGGGGTAGTAGAAAGATTTTCCAATTTTAATTCATCAATAATCACACTCTTAACAGAAGTGGCCCCTCGGTCTATATTAAAAGTCAATTTAACACATTTCCTCTCCAACGTGGTGAGTGCTACCGTTTGTGCATTATTATTGGCATCAATAACTATATTTTCTGTTAGTGAAGTTGCATAATCACGCCCGTTGGGCACATTCACAGTAGCTCCACCCGTACGAGTTACTTTCAAAGCCGGAGTTATAGCGTAAAAATCATAGACTCCCGAACGAAGAACCATTTCTGTACCTGTATCCGAAGTCTTATTTCCATTGTCGTCTGTTATACACGGATTTAGACTTCCATCAGAAGAGACTGCATAGGTGTTTTCTGTAATGTACGTATCTACAGAAAGATTAGCAGAACTTCCCACGCGTTGATATACCAAAACACGCATGGTAGCACCTGCATCCAATGTAGAACGAGTGGAAGAGTTATTCTGAGCCACAATGCCAGGCATAGTGAAATTTATCGCCATGAACTGTTTATTTGATGATTGGCTATCATCTATACAGGCAATACTTCCTATTATCAATAAAAAAAGCAAGAGATATTTATTCTTCATTTCGTTTACAGGTACATTGTTGCTTGAAATGTTTTGCTAATTATTTATTTTCTTAACCTTTTTATTATTGTACACCTACAGGAGTTTCAATTGTTGTAGATGACCAATCTGTGATAGTTGCTGTAGGACTGATACCAGTAGATTTAAATAACAAACTGATTACATAGGCTGTACCTGCTGCATATGCTTGAGAAGGCAAGGCAACTGTTTGGGTACCTCCCTTTACTGTAGTTACATCTATGCTCAAACCTGTTGCGGGTGGAATCATTGCGTAACCGCAAGATACTGCTGAAGTAGAACCTACTGCTAGAGTTGCTGAAGTTTCGGACATTGACACTTCAGCATTGGATTCTGGGAAAGTGACTGTAGAAGGTAAGGTAATTTTACAGACAGAGGGCTGTGATTTAATTTTTATAGCAGCAGTGATATCACCCCATAAATTTAATGCATCATCATCTTCAGCATAAGCTTTAATCTGTATTTGAGTAAGCTGATGTGCGAAAGTAAGCGCATTAAAATGACTAGTTTTACTGCCTGAAACTTCGCTACTAAGCATAATGTCTGTGCTTCCGTCTAATAATGTATAAGTAATCACTCCTGAAGCGGGGGTAGCCGCAGGATACCAACTTACTAATTTTGTACTATATCCGTTAGCCTGGTAATATTGTGTAGTACTGAAAGCTATTGTTCCGCCTGTACTAACGGTAGCTGCTAAAGCTGAAGATAAGGTGCTGTATTGGGGATATGGGGGTGTGCCATCAGTAGCATCAAGTCTGGCAAGGCTGACATTAAGCGCACTTGCCAGTGATGTGCCTGAAATCACTCCACCACCTCTAGTACTAGTTTCTATACTTTGAATACCTGCATTCAATTTAATTTCCACCGGATCGGTTGTATTTGTTCCGCTTTGCGGTTCATTGTCCGAAGAGCAAGCTGCCAAGAGCAGTAAGGACAATGAGAATAAAGTCACTTTTTTCATGTTATCGTTCTTTTTTAATTTATTGTTTCTATATACTTTCTATTCTTTTACATTTGCGTATCCTGATCAACCTGATCCCAATCAGATATTTCAACCGAGACTTTGACTCTCGCATGACTAAAGTCGATGTTCACATCAATCTGTTTTCCTGCCGGAGCCTGCAAGGGGTCCCCCTGATCATCAGTGGAAGTGGTGAAAATCTTCTCTTCTCCCTTATACAGGTCGATAGACAGAGCCGCGTTTGATTCGGTGGGAAAGACCCTGAAAGCAGGAGCATAAAGGTCTCCCAGAGACGAGGTTTGAATATCCGGTTCATAACCCGCATCCCCTCCGGTGGGGTTACCCAGAAAATTAAGGGCATTGCCCGCTCCGCGAACCACAATCCGATAAGCTTCTCCCTGCTGAGCCTGACCGAAATAGTCGCTCAAAGAATAGGTCTTGATGCTTACAGCTGCCGACATGCGTTCCAACACCAGCGTAGCAGTACTCTCGTTCATCCCCCTGGTGGTAGCATCCTCGTTTCCGGAGAACTCTACACGACTGTAAAATAGATCCGTAGAGGGCAGGTTGTTACCGTTCACCCGTTGAAGTAACTGTACCCGGGCATCTTTAAGAGAGGTGCCCACAGTGAGTCCGGAGAGCTGCAAACTGTCCATTTTGAGATTCCCCCAGGCTACCAGGGTCACACTCTTTCCATACTCCTCACCCAAAAGAAAATCGGTGGAAGTGCCCTCAGGAATAATTCGCACAAAACCCTTCTGATCAAACAGGTAAAGCTTTACCGAAGTTACTGTTCCCGAAGTGGTAATGTCATTGCCTTCCGTATCCACCACCTTGACCGAGAGGCTGTATTGCACACAACCGTTTACATCCTCTCGCACACACCCGCTTGGAAGCAGAGCAATGCAGATAAGACAGGCTAAAAGCACAATCCCTTCTGGCAAAATAGAGCTTATATGTATTGGTTTGGTTTTCAACCTTTGTTTTTTGTTATCAGATTATTCTTCCTAATTAATAGATTATCACATCCTGCAGGAAAGTGAGTTCCCATTCATCCACGCTCACAGAAAGCTGCATGCTTACCGGCTCAATATCCTCATCGGGAGAATCGGCACCGATACCTTTGATCGTAGCGGTGATGGCATAATCCCTGTTGCGGGCAATGGTGGAAGTACCTCCTCCTGTGCCTTCGATATTCGTACCCGTTTGTGCCTTATTTACAACAATAGGATAATAAACCCGCTTTTCGCTGTAAGTCGTCCCGCTGCCGTCCGTATCAAAAAGTCCCGAGATTACCAGTTTTGTAGGGTTGGTAGTGCTGTTGTTGGCAAAGGTATAAAACCAGTGAGGGGTAGTGACCGAAGCCGAAGGTGTGGAAAGCTCATCAAGCAGATAATCTGTGCCGGTTGTCCATGTTCCTGCGCTCACTGTTCCGCCATTAAGCCATGCAGGAGAGGTTGGCATGGTAGTAGTAGCATCTCCTGTAGCCACTTTAGAAACACCGGAAGCATTATATAGGAATATCTTGTCGGTCTTGAAAGTGGCATTGTTATATTGACCACCTGCATCGAAAGCGGTTTTGATGTTTGATACTGAGACCCGGGCTACCAAGCGGCTCAGGGTGACTGAAGCGTTGGTGGTGACTC
This is a stretch of genomic DNA from uncultured Bacteroides sp.. It encodes these proteins:
- a CDS encoding DUF4906 domain-containing protein; this encodes MILNKNRLNKALAISLTLVLLLSCSGDDWQKIIGKGKSVEMHFTLKPVMMKSSAFSRANVSDEQGTALAVSMGGQFFDKTPDTKGSTGVDESLVHEVCVFQFDGTESTSKLIKDEYYDPLPSMELITSLSESSSMQTIYVVANLGDIRDRYAANTTTLQEFQNSLYDMATESSVVTGSDLPMVGSYTGTAMPGLYTISLIRLAAKITFSCTVNLQNTSDAFSIQSVRLYSVANVTQLENPTGVYPGNAPADADKYIDYATESSYTSGNVITWYVPENLKGTVASIEAQENKTKINAPAYSTYIEVEGIYTFSNGRVEYATYRFYPGNNLTTDFNLNRNTSYAISMTIKGLNESDARISFPKNLSLDNYGQAATANCYIVNQAAQTYQFNATVMGNGKTTPAATISGIDYGTAFTQEAPAIVPTTLAPASAFVIWETGNKGDVIEDGSLKLINNTYLFFKTANNTTNGNALIGVKDANGILLWSWHIWKTDYAPNVYDANTYDTYRTRTIDTSTYPGYNSIPSRSFKMMKYNLGTTATAANYTTSGVPGELGLYYQWGRKDPFVGATDWTTTTSYGSVRITTTNASGYEWFDGSAADAEAKLPSDVASDASGSISYAIKHPTHFIKSEETINDWIHAVNRSEQRDNLWGNPNLSDKTPNEETGSKSIYDPCPPGWMVTRADGYTEFTVTGINASATNDFLVSGSYDKGWNFYNDGTTSGTTFYWPSVGCRTLSNAVLVGIGTIGYYWTSSSYNSNDRHAMVLNFTEERVQPMNLDGIRSGGAPIRCVQEE
- a CDS encoding TolC family protein encodes the protein MKRIMLGILFVTIIIPIRAQVTLDACQKKTRENYPLVRQYGLIERTKEYNLSNASKGNLPQFSLSGKATYQSAVTKLGVQIPGVSIKSLAKDQYQVVLEMQQNIWDGGNIRTQKELVKTNSDVDREKLNVDMYALTERVNDLFFGVLMLDEQLKQNKLLQEQLGRTFRQVSAYVDNGIANSADLDAVKVEQLNTTQKHTELLASKQAYIKMLSVFTGDDIADTATFERPEAEVSTPSLTAGIYRPEIFWFEAQNGRLKVNEQALKVRNLPRLNLFVQGAYGNPGLNMLKNEFTPYYLGGVKLTWNFGGLYTFHNDKRLIEANRQQLFSNRDVFLFNTRLQATQQTTAIESMRTLMQKDEEIISLRANIRKAAEAKVANGTLTVTDMLREITSESLAKQTKALHEVQLLMDIYKLKYITNN
- a CDS encoding fimbrial protein — translated: MKTNDITNRKASIMPEMREKQQLKSSSFIQKRRNRPFQTLPFLFVLTLCSLLWSCSSDKSELGTVTDKTASLKLTLEGSSEAKTAGVSAQTRASGSTLPTAEDNIKTLAVGVFNADGSVNTIAEPSISGSTISTINCTEGTCDVVVVANAPSGTFAGAATKEAFLARTVSLGVTALGGVQSSDNLPMSGQTTGVVLQPGVTTNASVTLSRLVARVSVSNIKTAFDAGGQYNNATFKTDKIFLYNASGVSKVATGDATTTMPTSPAWLNGGTVSAGTWTTGTDYLLDELSTPSASVTTPHWFYTFANNSTTNPTKLVISGLFDTDGSGTTYSEKRVYYPIVVNKAQTGTNIEGTGGGTSTIARNRDYAITATIKGIGADSPDEDIEPVSMQLSVSVDEWELTFLQDVIIY
- a CDS encoding BF2992 family fimbrillin-A clan protein yields the protein MKNKYLLLFLLIIGSIACIDDSQSSNKQFMAINFTMPGIVAQNNSSTRSTLDAGATMRVLVYQRVGSSANLSVDTYITENTYAVSSDGSLNPCITDDNGNKTSDTGTEMVLRSGVYDFYAITPALKVTRTGGATVNVPNGRDYATSLTENIVIDANNNAQTVALTTLERKCVKLTFNIDRGATSVKSVIIDELKLENLSTTPMVGATIASDLPVNTEKNGVLTLTTSDFTADAIDAWKASASAIVLPKSAGSLQLTLTAHFNGHSTARTMTVAVPDIVYEKGKEYIYLLKLYGDQIVLNLVSQGTWNNPVSLDTELGLPTSNCYMLPAGSSVDIPVSRANESTLAIDDATLSANGTYTQISSTTNWKTSVLWESVSGLVTLSNSTGTGPAGYFTVTANSLAENSGGNAVIAIKNSSDSILWSWHIWVTDYDPNTGATDLITNEFRDYVFMDRNLGATSNLKGDIGTVGLLYQWGRKDPFPNSSDWTETEPTLYGEVTSVQVSNTLGLTQSVRHPITYISNLFNWLESDYRYLWNTQEGKKTVYDPCPQGWRVPLTYMSGGAIYYTPWTYLLVVSSEAFYSYDPYNYGATYESYGFSFTKNEVNIAFYPFTGGRTYTGALSDLIHGGGYLTATLSRSFRSYCVFMDKASFASGTTRRSYGYAVRCVKE
- a CDS encoding helix-turn-helix domain-containing protein, which translates into the protein MANIKEPIELTLKRVNDYRIVAKSEYRFITTDFAIVDSFKQLDSSLFGIKRPYRMKEGRIIYVTSGWMHASINLIEHNFHSGDVAIFSPDSIVEIIEYNDDFDMKAIVIGKDFIQYTKVNDTLEHYITPRQNVKVVLNPKEQEQIEAYFSLIWSTVHESLFRREVVQNLTSALLFNISYIRKNNMRNLQTQLSHQEELFHRFIALVNKFSSTERNVSFYADRLYLTPRYLNTVIKQTSHQTVMEWINQSTIMEAKILLKHSNLLVYEISDRLNFANPSFFCKFFKKMTGITPLTYQREK
- a CDS encoding FimB/Mfa2 family fimbrial subunit, encoding MKTKPIHISSILPEGIVLLACLICIALLPSGCVREDVNGCVQYSLSVKVVDTEGNDITTSGTVTSVKLYLFDQKGFVRIIPEGTSTDFLLGEEYGKSVTLVAWGNLKMDSLQLSGLTVGTSLKDARVQLLQRVNGNNLPSTDLFYSRVEFSGNEDATTRGMNESTATLVLERMSAAVSIKTYSLSDYFGQAQQGEAYRIVVRGAGNALNFLGNPTGGDAGYEPDIQTSSLGDLYAPAFRVFPTESNAALSIDLYKGEEKIFTTSTDDQGDPLQAPAGKQIDVNIDFSHARVKVSVEISDWDQVDQDTQM
- a CDS encoding fimbrillin family protein — encoded protein: MKKVTLFSLSLLLLAACSSDNEPQSGTNTTDPVEIKLNAGIQSIETSTRGGGVISGTSLASALNVSLARLDATDGTPPYPQYSTLSSALAATVSTGGTIAFSTTQYYQANGYSTKLVSWYPAATPASGVITYTLLDGSTDIMLSSEVSGSKTSHFNALTFAHQLTQIQIKAYAEDDDALNLWGDITAAIKIKSQPSVCKITLPSTVTFPESNAEVSMSETSATLAVGSTSAVSCGYAMIPPATGLSIDVTTVKGGTQTVALPSQAYAAGTAYVISLLFKSTGISPTATITDWSSTTIETPVGVQ